The Rhodococcus triatomae genome includes a window with the following:
- the rplM gene encoding 50S ribosomal protein L13, with product MSTYTPKAGDVTRTWHVIDATDVVLGRLAVQAANLLRGKHKPTYAPHIDGGDFVVIINAEKVAISGNKREDKFLYHHSGHPGGLKSRSVGEVLEKNPDRLVEKAVVGMLPKNKLGRAISGKLKVYAGPNHPHAAQQPVPFEIKQVAQ from the coding sequence GTGTCTACGTACACCCCGAAGGCAGGGGACGTGACCCGCACGTGGCACGTCATCGACGCCACCGACGTGGTGCTCGGACGCCTGGCCGTTCAGGCGGCCAACCTGCTCCGCGGCAAGCACAAGCCCACCTATGCCCCCCACATCGACGGCGGCGACTTCGTCGTCATCATCAACGCCGAGAAGGTTGCCATCAGCGGCAACAAGCGTGAGGACAAGTTCCTCTACCACCACTCCGGCCACCCGGGCGGCCTCAAGTCGCGTTCGGTCGGTGAGGTTCTCGAGAAGAACCCCGATCGTCTGGTCGAGAAGGCCGTCGTCGGCATGCTCCCCAAGAACAAGCTGGGTCGAGCGATCAGCGGCAAGCTGAAGGTCTACGCGGGCCCGAACCATCCCCACGCCGCGCAGCAGCCGGTGCCGTTCGAGATCAAGCAGGTGGCCCAGTGA
- the rpsI gene encoding 30S ribosomal protein S9, with protein sequence MTAPEEQNVSNPEEINETVEVAVEEYVGDEVVADVAPQAPVVLDRPVQTVGRRKEAVVRVRLTPGSGGFTLNGRTLEDYFPNKVHQQLIKAPLVTVERENSFDIAALLHGGGPSGQAGALRLAIARALIEVTPEDRPALKRAGFLTRDARAVERKKYGLKKARKASQYSKR encoded by the coding sequence GTGACGGCGCCGGAGGAGCAGAACGTGTCCAACCCCGAAGAGATCAACGAGACCGTCGAGGTCGCTGTCGAGGAGTACGTGGGCGACGAGGTCGTCGCCGACGTCGCGCCGCAGGCCCCCGTCGTCCTGGACCGTCCGGTCCAGACCGTCGGACGCCGCAAGGAGGCCGTCGTGCGCGTGCGTCTGACGCCGGGCAGCGGTGGATTCACCCTCAACGGCCGGACCCTCGAGGACTACTTCCCGAACAAGGTCCACCAGCAGCTGATCAAGGCTCCGCTGGTCACCGTCGAGCGCGAGAACTCGTTCGACATCGCTGCCCTCCTGCACGGAGGCGGCCCGTCCGGGCAGGCCGGCGCGCTGCGCCTCGCCATCGCCCGTGCGTTGATCGAGGTCACCCCCGAGGATCGCCCCGCTCTCAAGCGGGCCGGCTTCCTCACGCGTGACGCCCGCGCCGTCGAGCGCAAGAAGTACGGCCTGAAGAAGGCCCGCAAGGCATCTCAGTACTCCAAGCGCTGA
- the mycP gene encoding type VII secretion-associated serine protease mycosin, whose amino-acid sequence MRRAPIRLVLVATVAALTATLGQGPAGAVEPDPIVPNLVPPPPPNPAEQRKHCTRAAGTGDSPTAIRALEDMNFRSVWPFTRGAGQTVAVIDTGVNPHPRLPDLVPGGDFVDLGGNGLTDCDAHGTLVAGLIAGRDAPGSGFAGGAPDSRIISIRQSSGAYSPKGSQDAVDNAGNTVGGYGDVTTMAAAIRKAADMGATVINISEVACRSAAQGIGDADRFVGSAVQYAVDVKDAVVVAAAGNVGEGSICQQQNPHTNPVDPAASPWDRVYTIATPAWYDDYVLTVGAVDSSGAAAGFTLAGPWVDVAAPGDGLVSLDPDSPGLTNTTYDFHGNARPVSGTSFAAPLVAATAALVRAHRPELNAREVMDRIKATAHGAGEARSPLVGYGIVNPLAAVTADIPPAALSVEHHRSVAVDALPAPEEPDLRPRNTALAGVGILAAVFTLGVLASFPLRRWRRGAPDGE is encoded by the coding sequence GTGAGGCGCGCGCCGATCCGGCTCGTCCTCGTCGCCACCGTCGCGGCGCTGACCGCGACATTGGGACAGGGGCCTGCCGGCGCCGTGGAACCCGACCCCATCGTGCCCAACCTGGTCCCGCCGCCTCCGCCGAACCCGGCGGAGCAGCGCAAGCACTGCACCCGAGCCGCGGGCACGGGCGACAGTCCCACCGCGATCCGGGCCCTCGAGGACATGAACTTCCGTTCGGTCTGGCCGTTCACGCGGGGTGCCGGACAGACGGTGGCGGTCATCGACACCGGGGTGAATCCGCACCCTCGACTCCCCGACCTCGTCCCGGGCGGCGACTTCGTGGACCTCGGCGGCAACGGTCTCACCGACTGCGACGCGCACGGCACCCTCGTCGCCGGGCTCATCGCGGGGCGGGACGCGCCGGGCTCGGGATTCGCCGGGGGCGCGCCGGATTCACGGATCATCTCGATCCGGCAGTCGAGCGGCGCGTACAGCCCGAAGGGGTCCCAGGACGCGGTCGACAATGCCGGCAACACGGTCGGTGGGTACGGCGACGTCACGACGATGGCCGCCGCGATCCGCAAGGCCGCGGACATGGGTGCCACGGTCATCAACATCTCCGAAGTCGCCTGCCGCAGTGCGGCTCAGGGAATCGGAGACGCGGACCGGTTCGTCGGGTCCGCGGTCCAGTACGCCGTCGACGTCAAGGACGCCGTCGTGGTCGCCGCAGCCGGGAATGTCGGAGAGGGCAGCATCTGCCAGCAGCAGAATCCGCACACGAACCCGGTCGATCCGGCCGCCAGCCCCTGGGACCGCGTCTACACGATCGCCACACCTGCGTGGTACGACGACTACGTGCTCACGGTCGGTGCCGTCGACTCGAGCGGTGCCGCCGCAGGTTTCACCCTGGCAGGGCCGTGGGTGGACGTTGCGGCGCCCGGCGACGGCCTGGTGTCGCTCGATCCCGATTCCCCCGGGCTCACGAACACCACGTACGACTTCCACGGCAATGCGAGGCCGGTGTCGGGGACCAGTTTCGCCGCGCCGCTCGTGGCGGCGACGGCCGCCCTCGTCCGGGCACACCGGCCGGAGCTGAACGCCCGAGAAGTGATGGACCGGATCAAGGCGACGGCTCACGGAGCCGGCGAGGCACGCAGTCCACTCGTCGGCTACGGCATCGTCAACCCGCTGGCCGCCGTCACCGCGGACATCCCCCCTGCCGCACTGAGTGTCGAGCACCACCGTTCGGTGGCGGTCGACGCGCTCCCCGCTCCCGAGGAGCCGGATCTGCGGCCACGTAACACCGCGCTCGCCGGGGTGGGAATACTCGCCGCGGTGTTCACGCTCGGCGTGCTGGCATCGTTCCCGTTGCGGCGCTGGCGACGCGGGGCCCCCGACGGGGAGTGA
- a CDS encoding WXG100 family type VII secretion target, which produces MSMKYDFGAMQQLADEVRSDAAALTETHSELTGYVNGLVAEWDGNAQEAYRATQAQWDAANTELLETLAQIAKAVEQGAQDMAATDARAASTFGG; this is translated from the coding sequence ATGAGCATGAAGTATGACTTCGGTGCAATGCAGCAGCTCGCCGACGAGGTGCGTTCGGATGCTGCGGCCCTGACCGAGACCCACAGCGAGCTGACCGGCTACGTGAACGGCCTCGTCGCCGAGTGGGACGGTAACGCCCAGGAGGCGTACCGGGCCACCCAGGCACAGTGGGATGCCGCCAACACCGAGCTGCTCGAGACCCTGGCCCAGATTGCCAAGGCTGTCGAGCAGGGGGCCCAGGACATGGCTGCCACCGACGCCCGCGCCGCCAGCACGTTCGGCGGGTGA
- the eccD gene encoding type VII secretion integral membrane protein EccD, whose amino-acid sequence MTIAHDESRRASPSVRSSAAAELCRLTVLAERTQVDLAVPNGVPLAILIPGIVDTIRNHRSANDFDDAVEQYEPSEWVLAKIGQSPLSSTLSLHEHGIRDGDLLVLESVDDTAPPPLFDDIMYSVANADAESDREWSPAAARIVGSVAAIALILVGCFSVLWADAGSGGYVAPSLALTLSLLFLVAGAVTSRVYHDAASSLVLSGSAMPLAFTAGVLFVPGAVGAPHLLIASSLTAAAAVLALRVGGVGLTVFTSVSTTGLFVAVAALVGTLTDVDFHGIAAVLVAAALILLSQSARLSILLGKLPLPPVPAPGTSVDPAEDDPDDRRTMPPFEVLAQRSARARSYLTGLVAASTVLTVGGAIVAALPDEDGAVFWPGTVLAIAAAVLLMFRGRTYSSVAQAIPLVAGGVLLLVLLLSAAAHTVPDLALALFVVAVVLAVAALVLGIIFPKQSFSPVMRRAGEILELAVIASVIPLVCWVTDLYSTMRGL is encoded by the coding sequence TTGACCATCGCTCATGACGAATCGCGCCGTGCGAGCCCGTCCGTCCGGTCGAGCGCAGCAGCCGAACTGTGCCGGCTGACGGTTCTCGCCGAACGCACCCAGGTCGATCTGGCCGTGCCGAACGGGGTCCCGCTCGCGATCCTCATACCGGGCATCGTCGATACGATCCGCAATCATCGCAGTGCCAACGATTTCGACGACGCCGTCGAGCAGTACGAGCCGAGCGAGTGGGTACTCGCCAAGATCGGCCAGTCCCCCCTCTCCTCCACCTTGTCGCTGCACGAACACGGGATCCGGGACGGCGATCTCCTGGTCCTCGAGAGTGTCGACGACACGGCGCCCCCGCCACTGTTCGACGACATCATGTACAGCGTCGCCAACGCGGACGCGGAGAGCGACCGGGAGTGGTCGCCGGCGGCGGCGCGCATCGTCGGCTCGGTGGCCGCGATCGCGTTGATTCTGGTCGGCTGCTTCTCGGTGCTGTGGGCGGACGCCGGTTCCGGCGGGTACGTGGCACCGAGCCTGGCCCTGACGCTGTCGCTCCTCTTCCTCGTCGCGGGAGCCGTCACCAGTCGCGTCTACCACGACGCCGCCAGTTCACTGGTGCTCAGCGGATCCGCGATGCCCCTGGCTTTCACGGCCGGCGTGCTGTTCGTCCCCGGTGCGGTCGGGGCACCGCACCTGCTCATCGCCTCGTCCCTCACCGCCGCGGCAGCGGTGCTCGCCCTGCGGGTCGGCGGGGTCGGCCTCACCGTCTTCACCTCCGTGTCGACGACCGGGCTCTTCGTCGCCGTCGCCGCCCTGGTCGGAACCCTGACGGACGTCGACTTCCACGGGATCGCGGCCGTCCTCGTCGCCGCGGCCCTGATCCTGTTGTCCCAGTCCGCTCGACTGTCGATCCTGCTCGGGAAGCTCCCGCTCCCGCCGGTGCCCGCCCCCGGAACCTCGGTGGATCCTGCCGAGGACGACCCGGACGACCGCCGCACGATGCCGCCCTTCGAGGTTCTCGCCCAGCGCTCGGCGCGCGCCCGTAGCTATCTGACCGGTCTCGTGGCCGCCTCGACGGTCCTCACGGTGGGCGGCGCGATCGTCGCCGCACTTCCGGACGAGGACGGCGCCGTGTTCTGGCCGGGAACCGTCCTGGCGATTGCCGCCGCCGTGCTCCTGATGTTCCGAGGGCGGACGTACTCGAGTGTCGCCCAGGCCATTCCACTGGTCGCCGGTGGCGTGCTGCTGCTCGTGCTGTTGCTGTCCGCCGCGGCCCACACGGTCCCCGACCTCGCGCTCGCGTTGTTCGTCGTCGCCGTCGTCCTGGCAGTCGCGGCGCTGGTCCTCGGCATCATCTTCCCGAAGCAGAGCTTCTCCCCGGTCATGCGACGAGCCGGGGAGATCCTCGAACTCGCCGTCATCGCGTCGGTCATCCCGCTGGTGTGCTGGGTGACCGATCTGTACTCGACGATGCGCGGGCTGTGA
- the eccCa gene encoding type VII secretion protein EccCa, producing the protein MSTVRFVRKARREVPRIPGGEVSLQAPPEIPRLVPGNLLMKLLPLVMVVAMIGMMALMFTSGMRSPMAMLFPVMMMVSMLGMLAGGGQRGPKASEANEDRKDYLRYLDQLRRDVGETADQQRKSLEWSHPEPGLLWTLAGTTRMWERRVTDPDYCHVRVGRGSQRLATRLIAPETGPVEELEPVAAVSLRRFVRAHSVVQDLPTAVSLRGFAAIAVEGDRREARSMVRSMLMQLCTFQGPDTFLVAVVCGPDTESEWDWAKWLPHTQHPEAVDGIGTSRMIYGSIIELESALGPLLSMRSRFSRNAPAAAGVPQLVIVVDGGILEGESGLVTDGGVESVTVLDISGFCPRLTATRGLQLVVEDTSIGARSGTGVEMFARADQMSAHRAETLSRRLAPYRLPSQATADTVDEDAPVQTWGQMIGIGEVTRLNPEHAWLPRVGRDRLRIPIGLGVDGTPVEIDLKESAENGMGPHGLCIGATGSGKSEFLRTLVLGLVATHSPDALNLVLVDFKGGATFLGLEEAPHVAAVITNLAEELAMVDRMKDALAGEMNRRQELLRSSGNFANVTDYEKARQAGADLDPLPALFIVVDEFSELLSQQPEFADLFVAIGRLGRSLHIHLLLASQRLEEGKLRGLDSHLSYRIGLKTFSANESRTVLGVPDAYHLPALPGAGYLKCDSAEIVRFQASYVSGVYEGAAIERHIGAGAEDQVEILPKLFTAAPVALDAVPEVHEPVEVVVRDETETRTTIDIVVERIQGHGNSAHEVWLPPLEEAPSLDRMLPRSALTEPVAALSSLRVPVGIVDRPYDQRRDLMHVDLSGGAGNMAVVGGPQSGKSTALRTLIMSLALTHSAEQVQIYCLDFGGGTLAGLSNLPHVGSVANRLDVDRVRRTVAEMTTIVREREERFRELGIESMAEFRRLRAAGASAGGAAQGAADDPFGDVFLVIDGFASIRQDFESLEQQINNLAAQGLSYGVHVVISASRWGEVRPALKDQLGTRIELRLGDPSDSDLGRKVAALVPEGRPGRGMTRDSLHLLIGLPRVDGSSDPTDLGAGVAHAVSEISAATYGRPARAVRMLPEFITHDELVRSAGDWPSYVDRSRPCMRVPVGLDEANLAPVFLDFAEHPHFLVFGDSECGKTSLLRTIVEGVLASNTGQQAKFIMGDYRRTMLGLVESEHLAAYAPSSELFTKNMADLAHVLKNRMPGADISQQQLRDRSWWSGPEIFVIIDDYDLVVTSSGNPVAQIVEYLPHAKDIGFHLVIARRSGGAARALYEPVIARMRDLVSPGLIMSGSKDEGNLLGTVRASAMPAGRGTLVTRSGAGLIQVAMPQG; encoded by the coding sequence TTGAGCACCGTTCGCTTCGTGCGCAAGGCACGCCGCGAGGTCCCGCGGATTCCGGGCGGCGAGGTGAGCCTGCAGGCCCCACCCGAGATTCCGCGGTTGGTGCCCGGCAACCTCCTGATGAAGCTCCTGCCGCTGGTCATGGTGGTGGCGATGATCGGCATGATGGCCCTGATGTTCACGTCGGGCATGCGCAGCCCGATGGCGATGCTCTTCCCGGTCATGATGATGGTCTCGATGTTGGGCATGCTCGCCGGCGGCGGGCAACGCGGACCGAAGGCGTCCGAGGCCAACGAGGACCGCAAGGACTACCTGCGTTATCTCGACCAGCTGCGGCGCGATGTGGGGGAGACCGCGGACCAGCAACGCAAGTCGTTGGAGTGGAGCCACCCCGAGCCCGGTCTGCTGTGGACACTCGCGGGGACGACGCGGATGTGGGAGCGACGGGTCACCGATCCGGACTACTGCCATGTCCGGGTCGGGCGGGGCAGCCAGCGCCTGGCCACCCGGCTGATCGCTCCGGAGACCGGCCCGGTCGAAGAACTCGAACCGGTGGCCGCGGTGTCGCTGCGCCGGTTCGTCCGCGCCCACTCCGTCGTGCAGGACCTGCCCACCGCGGTGTCGCTGCGTGGGTTCGCGGCGATCGCCGTCGAGGGTGACCGTCGGGAAGCCCGGTCGATGGTGCGGTCCATGCTCATGCAGCTGTGCACGTTCCAGGGCCCGGACACGTTCCTGGTCGCCGTCGTGTGCGGCCCGGACACCGAGTCCGAGTGGGACTGGGCCAAATGGCTTCCGCACACCCAGCACCCCGAGGCCGTCGACGGTATCGGCACGTCCAGGATGATCTACGGGTCGATCATCGAACTCGAGTCGGCCCTCGGGCCGCTGTTGTCGATGCGCAGCCGGTTCTCCCGGAACGCACCTGCCGCGGCGGGTGTTCCACAGCTCGTCATCGTCGTCGACGGCGGCATCCTCGAAGGCGAATCGGGCCTCGTCACCGACGGCGGAGTCGAATCGGTGACCGTGCTCGACATCAGCGGATTCTGCCCCCGGCTGACCGCGACGCGTGGTCTGCAACTGGTCGTCGAGGACACCTCGATCGGCGCCCGCAGCGGCACCGGAGTCGAGATGTTCGCCCGCGCCGACCAGATGAGCGCTCACCGCGCCGAAACCCTGTCCCGGCGTCTCGCGCCGTACCGGTTGCCGTCGCAGGCCACCGCGGACACGGTCGACGAGGATGCGCCGGTCCAGACGTGGGGACAGATGATCGGGATCGGTGAGGTCACCCGGCTCAACCCCGAGCATGCATGGCTACCGCGCGTGGGGCGGGACCGGCTGCGGATCCCGATCGGCCTCGGAGTCGACGGGACGCCCGTGGAGATCGACTTGAAGGAGTCCGCCGAGAACGGCATGGGGCCACACGGCCTGTGCATCGGCGCGACCGGATCGGGCAAATCCGAGTTCCTGCGCACGCTGGTGCTCGGTCTCGTCGCGACTCATTCTCCCGATGCGCTCAACCTCGTGCTCGTCGACTTCAAGGGTGGCGCAACCTTCCTCGGTCTCGAGGAGGCCCCGCACGTCGCGGCGGTCATCACGAACCTGGCCGAGGAACTGGCCATGGTCGACCGGATGAAGGACGCGCTGGCCGGCGAGATGAACCGTCGGCAGGAACTGCTCCGCTCGTCGGGCAACTTCGCGAACGTCACCGACTACGAGAAGGCCCGCCAGGCCGGTGCCGACCTCGATCCGCTCCCGGCATTGTTCATCGTCGTCGACGAGTTCTCCGAACTCCTCAGCCAGCAGCCGGAGTTCGCCGATCTCTTCGTCGCCATCGGCCGTCTGGGACGGTCACTCCACATCCATCTGCTGCTCGCCAGCCAGCGTCTCGAGGAGGGCAAGCTCCGCGGTCTCGACAGCCACCTGTCCTACCGGATCGGCTTGAAGACCTTCTCCGCCAACGAGTCACGCACCGTGCTCGGGGTCCCCGACGCGTATCACCTTCCGGCGCTGCCCGGTGCCGGCTACCTCAAGTGCGATTCCGCCGAGATCGTCCGTTTCCAGGCGTCCTACGTGTCCGGTGTCTACGAAGGCGCGGCCATCGAGCGGCACATCGGCGCCGGGGCAGAGGACCAGGTGGAGATCCTGCCGAAGCTGTTCACCGCTGCGCCGGTGGCGCTCGACGCCGTGCCCGAGGTGCACGAGCCGGTCGAGGTGGTCGTCCGGGACGAGACCGAGACCCGCACGACGATCGACATCGTCGTGGAACGGATTCAGGGGCACGGAAATTCGGCCCACGAGGTGTGGCTGCCACCGCTCGAGGAAGCCCCGTCCCTGGACCGGATGCTGCCGCGCTCCGCGCTCACCGAACCGGTCGCCGCACTCAGCTCACTGCGCGTCCCGGTCGGTATCGTCGATCGGCCGTACGACCAGCGACGCGATCTCATGCACGTCGACCTCTCCGGCGGTGCCGGAAACATGGCCGTCGTGGGTGGTCCCCAGTCGGGTAAGTCGACCGCACTGCGCACGCTGATCATGTCTCTGGCGCTGACCCATTCGGCCGAGCAGGTGCAGATCTACTGTCTCGACTTCGGCGGCGGCACGCTGGCGGGTCTGAGCAATCTCCCGCATGTGGGGTCGGTCGCCAACCGGCTCGACGTCGACCGGGTCCGCCGCACCGTGGCGGAGATGACGACCATCGTGCGGGAGCGCGAGGAGCGGTTCCGCGAGCTCGGAATCGAATCCATGGCCGAGTTCCGTCGACTGCGTGCGGCGGGTGCGAGTGCCGGTGGCGCGGCCCAGGGTGCGGCGGACGATCCGTTCGGCGACGTGTTCCTGGTCATCGACGGGTTCGCCAGTATTCGTCAGGACTTCGAGTCGCTCGAGCAGCAGATCAACAATCTTGCCGCGCAGGGCCTGTCCTACGGCGTGCACGTCGTCATCTCGGCCTCGCGCTGGGGCGAGGTGCGGCCCGCGCTCAAGGATCAGTTGGGCACCCGGATCGAGCTGCGCCTGGGGGATCCGTCCGACTCGGATCTCGGACGCAAGGTCGCCGCGCTCGTCCCCGAGGGGCGCCCGGGCCGCGGCATGACCCGCGACAGCCTGCACCTGCTCATCGGGCTGCCCCGGGTCGACGGCAGCTCGGACCCGACCGACCTCGGTGCGGGTGTGGCGCACGCGGTCTCGGAGATCTCGGCCGCGACCTACGGGCGTCCGGCCCGCGCGGTCCGGATGCTCCCGGAGTTCATCACGCACGACGAACTGGTACGCAGCGCGGGCGACTGGCCGTCGTACGTCGACCGGAGTCGGCCCTGCATGCGGGTCCCGGTGGGGCTCGACGAAGCCAATCTCGCTCCGGTCTTCCTCGATTTCGCCGAGCACCCGCACTTCCTGGTGTTCGGCGACAGCGAGTGCGGCAAGACCAGTCTGCTGCGCACGATCGTCGAGGGGGTGCTGGCCTCGAACACCGGTCAGCAGGCGAAGTTCATCATGGGCGACTACCGTCGCACGATGCTCGGGCTCGTGGAGTCGGAGCACCTCGCCGCGTACGCGCCGTCCTCGGAACTGTTCACCAAGAACATGGCGGACCTCGCTCACGTCCTCAAGAACCGGATGCCGGGTGCGGACATCAGCCAGCAACAGCTCCGGGACCGTTCCTGGTGGTCGGGTCCCGAGATCTTCGTCATCATCGACGATTACGACCTCGTGGTCACCTCCAGCGGCAACCCGGTCGCGCAGATCGTGGAGTACCTGCCCCACGCGAAGGACATCGGCTTCCATCTCGTGATCGCCCGACGGTCCGGTGGCGCGGCGCGCGCGCTGTACGAGCCGGTCATCGCGCGGATGCGCGATCTCGTCTCACCGGGGCTGATCATGAGCGGTAGCAAGGACGAAGGCAATCTCCTCGGTACGGTCCGGGCCAGCGCGATGCCTGCCGGGCGGGGCACGCTGGTGACGCGGTCGGGTGCCGGGTTGATCCAAGTAGCGATGCCGCAGGGATAG
- a CDS encoding type VII secretion-associated protein has protein sequence MVAIHLTEGGAWSAHGERRWSGSAAVQETAGGGLRVANESTQGADGTVPLDFVDDELVLAGSRPVPTVDALTAVVDHAVRQVAVPGHHEGVSVSHPSHWGAVRVGRLQEAARPVCGRATTVPVAVAAANAVSGSAPAGRMRSAWIVVELSPTTTVVSYVAAVERSYRVLDVELDPNTGGSDLLGDGSVATAIASTVEAVGRGRRVDGVLVVGNLGDGDVASLDALGAAIGPSSIRLVPAHDIVRGLAGSDVPAGGADTVAPQITRTDWIRRSVDSDAPRPRRTLLSVAVGTAVAIALVAGGVLAWVGHDRGSTSDVLVAEPTPTETGTPPGSGAPSDTGVPPEPTVVPDVPVPSELVVGDVRLDVPAGWIERSSRRSAQASMSRFELAPEGATGRRIVVVRNELLPDADAGSVAAELAEKVASDGDGKFAEFDPEALRGNRAGMSYREHPGDGSEVQWMVFLDGQVQLSIGCQHLEGEWPQLRADCEDVISSARVQP, from the coding sequence ATGGTTGCGATACACCTCACCGAGGGGGGCGCGTGGAGTGCGCACGGGGAGCGACGCTGGTCCGGGAGCGCCGCCGTCCAGGAGACGGCGGGTGGCGGGCTCCGGGTGGCGAACGAGTCGACGCAGGGCGCCGACGGCACCGTCCCGCTCGACTTCGTCGACGACGAGTTGGTCCTGGCCGGAAGCCGCCCTGTGCCGACGGTGGATGCGCTCACCGCGGTCGTCGACCATGCGGTGCGTCAGGTAGCCGTTCCGGGGCATCACGAGGGCGTGTCGGTCAGCCACCCCAGCCACTGGGGTGCGGTGCGGGTCGGTCGCCTGCAGGAGGCCGCGCGCCCGGTCTGTGGTCGGGCGACCACCGTGCCGGTCGCCGTGGCAGCCGCGAATGCGGTCTCGGGCTCCGCACCGGCCGGCCGGATGCGGTCGGCCTGGATCGTGGTCGAACTCTCGCCGACGACGACGGTCGTGAGCTACGTCGCGGCAGTCGAACGGTCCTACCGGGTGCTCGACGTGGAACTGGATCCGAACACGGGTGGGAGCGACCTGCTCGGTGACGGTTCGGTCGCGACCGCGATCGCCTCGACGGTCGAGGCCGTCGGTCGGGGCCGCAGAGTCGACGGTGTGTTGGTGGTCGGGAATCTGGGTGACGGCGACGTCGCGTCGCTCGACGCGCTCGGTGCGGCAATCGGTCCGTCGTCGATTCGACTGGTGCCGGCGCACGACATCGTGCGGGGTCTGGCCGGGTCGGACGTGCCCGCCGGAGGGGCCGACACCGTGGCCCCTCAGATCACGCGCACCGACTGGATCCGCCGCTCCGTCGACTCCGACGCGCCGCGGCCCCGGCGGACCCTGCTGTCCGTCGCGGTCGGTACGGCGGTGGCGATCGCCCTCGTGGCCGGTGGAGTGCTCGCCTGGGTGGGCCACGACCGTGGGTCGACCTCGGACGTGCTCGTCGCCGAGCCCACGCCGACGGAAACCGGCACCCCGCCCGGCTCCGGGGCTCCGTCCGACACCGGTGTTCCGCCCGAGCCCACCGTGGTACCCGATGTCCCCGTGCCGTCCGAACTGGTGGTCGGCGACGTCCGGTTGGACGTGCCGGCGGGGTGGATCGAGCGCTCCTCGCGTAGATCTGCGCAGGCCTCGATGTCGCGGTTCGAGCTCGCCCCGGAAGGAGCGACCGGTCGTCGAATCGTGGTGGTCCGCAACGAATTGCTACCGGATGCGGATGCCGGATCCGTAGCTGCGGAACTGGCCGAGAAGGTGGCCAGCGACGGCGACGGGAAGTTCGCGGAGTTCGACCCCGAGGCTCTGCGTGGCAATCGCGCCGGGATGTCGTACCGTGAACATCCTGGTGACGGTTCCGAAGTGCAGTGGATGGTCTTCCTCGACGGGCAGGTGCAGTTGAGCATCGGCTGCCAGCACCTCGAGGGGGAGTGGCCACAGTTGCGGGCCGATTGCGAGGACGTCATCAGCTCGGCGAGAGTGCAGCCGTGA
- a CDS encoding WXG100 family type VII secretion target: MSSVRTDVAAMEASAGHVDQINDQIQGRMNSLRGRVESATAFWQGGSSKAFQDLMERFSAASAKHQAALTDIADKIRQSGKGYDEAEQANQAQIHQAGASGSLAGL; the protein is encoded by the coding sequence ATGTCCAGTGTGAGGACCGACGTTGCAGCGATGGAGGCCTCGGCGGGCCACGTCGATCAGATCAATGACCAGATCCAGGGCCGCATGAACTCGCTCAGGGGTCGTGTCGAGAGCGCTACCGCGTTCTGGCAGGGCGGTTCGTCCAAGGCTTTCCAGGACCTGATGGAGCGATTCTCGGCTGCTTCGGCGAAGCACCAGGCGGCGCTCACCGACATCGCGGACAAGATCCGCCAGAGCGGCAAGGGCTACGACGAGGCCGAGCAGGCCAACCAGGCGCAGATTCACCAGGCTGGTGCGTCCGGTTCGCTCGCCGGTCTCTGA